One genomic window of Ciona intestinalis chromosome 7, KH, whole genome shotgun sequence includes the following:
- the LOC100184797 gene encoding elongation factor G, mitochondrial-like — translation MVQFSFIKLLNLSARQQNVKILASFSRTNKLRWFKATSSLYSTKSTNPNDELKRMRNIGIAAHIDSGKTTVTERLLYYTGRISQMHEVKGKDKVGATMDSMDLERERGITIQSAATHVTWKDHLINIIDTPGHVDFTVEVERSLRVLDGVILVICANGGVQSQTLTVNRQINRYKVPCIAFINKIDRLAANPHKCLTHIRSKLRHNAAFLQIPIGLEGDSSGIVDIINRKALFFEGDNGQTVTEKPIPENLIEITETKRTELIECVSNVDEELAEMFMMDEVPSVKQLKDAIRRATIARKFTPVLMGTALRNKGVQPLLDAVTEFLPDPSEVDNFAFDGNLSSEDNQPVKVQMSPVRTKENDLVALAFKLEQSKFGQLTYLRMYQGALMKGDNIFNVRTKRKSKASRVVRLHSNKMEDLEEVYSGDICALFGIDCASGDTFVSKAKHNYSMEPMYVPDPVVSMSLKQEGRDDSGKMSKALNRFSKEDPTFQVKWDEEAEEMVVSGMGELHLEIYAQRMNNEYGLNVSLGKPKVAFREAITSKVLFDYTHKRQSGGAGQFGRLVGYIEPLPEERNTELEFLDKTVGTNVPRNYMSAIKKGFLEDSCEKGPLVGARVMGVRFVVEDGAHHMVDSSDIAFRLAAQGAAEQAYARSNKIIQEPIMSVEVSAPVEFQSAVLSSITKRKGTISDQDVDTDYVTINCDVPLNDMFGYASELRSVTEGKGEYAMEFCRYQPCREDVQDDLIRKAQEATAAPPKKKAGGRKR, via the exons ATGGTGCAGTTTTCTTTCATAAAGTTGCTGAACTTGTCAGCTCGTCAGCAAAATGTAAAGATTTTGGCGTCATTTTCTAGAACAAACAAACTTCGTTGG TTCAAAGCAACGTCATCACTTTATTCAACAAAATCTACTAATCCAAATGATGAATTAAAAAGAATGCGAAATATTGGAATTGCAGCACATATTGATTCTGGTAAAACAACGGTGACAGAAAGGCTGCTGTATTATACTGGAAGAATATCTCAAATGCATGAG GTTAAAGGTAAAGACAAAGTGGGAGCAACAATGGACTCCATGGACCTTGAAAGGGAGCGTGGGATAACTATTCAATCAGCCGCCACCCATGTAACTTGGAAGGATCATCTTATAAACATCATTGACACACCTGGTCACGTAGATTTCACTGTAGAAGTGGAAAGATCCTTAAGAGTTCTTGATGGAGTG ATTCTTGTCATATGTGCCAATGGTGGAGTTCAAAGTCAAACCTTAACCGTCAACCGTCAAATAAATCGTTACAAAGTTCCATGCATTGCTTTTATAAACAAGATTGATCGATTGGCTGCAAACCCACACAAATGTTTAACTCATATCAG GTCaaagttacgtcataatgcggCATTTTTACAAATCCCGATTGGATTAGAAGGTGATTCAAGTGGTATTGTTGACATCATAAACAGAAAGGCTTTGTTCTTTGAAGGAGATAATGGCCAGACTGTTACAGAAAAACCAATTCCAGAaaatttaatagaaataacagAAACCAAGAGAACTGAGCTGATAg AATGTGTGAGTAATGTAGATGAAGAATTGGCTGAAATGTTTATGATGGATGAGGTGCCTTCAGTTAAACAACTTAAA GATGCGATAAGAAGAGCTACCATCGCGCGTAAGTTCACCCCTGTATTAATGGGAACAGCATTAAGAAACAAAGGAGTTCAACCTTTACTTGATGCTGTGACGGAATTTCTACCAGACCCATCAGAAGTTGACAACTTTGCTTTCGATGGCAATTTATCAAG TGAGGACAATCAACCTGTCAAAGTACAAATGAGCCCGGTGAGAACAAAGGAAAATGATCTTGTTGCTCTTGCGTTCAAACTTGAG CAAAGCAAGTTTGGTCAACTTACATACCTTCGCATGTACCAAGGTGCTCTTATGAAAGgtgataatatatttaatgtgaGGACTAAAAGAAAATCTAAAGCATCAAGAGTTGTGAGGTTACATTCCAACAAAATGGAG GATTTAGAAGAAGTTTATTCTGGTGACATTTGTGCTTTGTTTGGAATCGACTGCGCAAGTGGGGACACCTTTGTTTCGAAAGCAAAACACAATTATTCAATG GAGCCAATGTACGTACCTGATCCTGTAGTTTCCATGTCTCTTAAACAAGAAGGACGAGATGACTCGGGTAAAATGAGCAAAGCATTGAATAGATTCAGTAAAGAAGATCCTACCTTCCAAGTTAAATGGGATGAAGAAGCAGAAGAG ATGGTTGTGTCAGGCATGGGAGAATTACACTTGGAAATTTACGCTCAAAGAATGAACAATGAATACGGGTTGAATGTTTCGCTTGGAAAACCTAAAGTTGCATTTCGAGAAGCCATCACTTCAAAAGTTCT ATTCGACTACACACATAAACGACAATCTGGTGGAGCTGGACAGTTCGGTCGTCTTGTCGGTTACATTGAG CCGTTACCCGAAGAAAGAAATACTGAGCTTGAATTCTTGGACAAAACTGTTGGAACCAATGTCCCGAGGAATTATATGTCTGCTATAAAGAAG GGATTCTTGGAAGATTCGTGTGAAAAGGGGCCGTTAGTTGGCGCTCGTGTGATGGGTGTGAGGTTCGTGGTAGAGGACGGAGCTCATCATATGGTGGATTCTTCTGACATTGCTTTTCGTTTGGCCGCACAAGGTGCTGCTGAGCAAG CTTATGCCAGATCAAACAAGATTATACAGGAACCGATTATGTCGGTCGAAGTTAGCGCCCCGGTTGAATTTCAAAGCGCTGTGCTCTCTAGCATCACCAAACGAAAAGGAACGATCAGCGACCAGGATGTAGATActgattacgtcacaatcaactGTGACGTACCGCTGAACGACATGTTTGGATATGCGTCAGAGTTGAGATCTGTAACCGAG GGCAAGGGTGAATACGCCATGGAGTTTTGTCGTTACCAGCCATGCAGGGAAGACGTACAAGATGATCTTATTAGAAAAGCTCAAGAAGCCACCGCTGCTCCTCCTAAGAAAAAAGCTGGTGGTCGAAAACGCTGA
- the LOC100180087 gene encoding uncharacterized protein LOC100180087: protein MSKTFAILLCCVMVTIEGKYLTSMNNVYKDKQMEFGVREKTECPAIVTKVLSDLLVSEYNRLLPTNPIFYTKSRVIDAVCQKNDLSECSVTLELSCRRSNGRTCSAGDYSPMTQICNGVIDLTSGSITSQLECRSADDNYLSSDVEDAVRALAPPRGGSYGLGEVRIMDHAGREYMKKKWEDDEGNFHPF from the exons atgtcaaaaacgTTTGCTATCCTATTGTGCTGTGTTATGGTAACGATTGAGGGGAAGTACCTAACTTCAATGAACAATGTTTATAAAGATAAGCAGATGGAATTTGGCGTTAGAGAAAAAACGG AATGCCCAGCAATTGTGACGAAAGTTTTATCTGATCTTCTGGTATCTGAGTACAACAGGTTGCTCCCGACCAATCCGATCTTCTATACCAAGTCACGTGTCATTGACGCTGTGTGCCAG aaaaatgACCTCAGCGAATGTTCGGTAACGTTAGAGTTGTCATGCAGAAGATCAAATGGTAGAACATGCAGTGCTGGCGATTATTCACCG atGACGCAAATTTGTAACGGTGTTATCGACCTCACAAGTGGTtctattacgtcacaactAGAGTGCAGATCAGCAGATgataattatttatcctcggaTGTAGAAGATGCAGTGAGAGCCCTTGCACCTCCGAGAGGCGGGAGTTACGGACTCGGAGAAGTGAGGATCATGGACCACGCAGGAAGAGAATATATGAAGAAGAAATGGGAAGATGATGAAGGAAACTTTCATCCATTTTAA
- the LOC494354 gene encoding uncharacterized protein LOC494354 isoform X1, translating to MSLVIRLSLVLALWLVTSSNVESRSFYPSYVVPIPRRFHRGAPYRMQNAIYSRPIYINPAALGRFQGMRRGSEALRNRYPSQRYYTGCNWFGITSREFNLMLDKIVGNYQQGSPHTLKSITKSSKRYCRRCGPRGCVPLRHEFNITVSLAPTDGCNWRDKCACRPVVNGPTVLCNTSGTIQYGSGVVSNFTMDCRSPEPAGGVTASEEENKEEEEEIEEEEEEEIEEEEKEEEEIEVENEVEEEGEEEIEEEEENETEEEQIEEEGNEEIEKEVGNEEAEEQPAPIVATAGMKIEESLDVGDKEEEGSGVNDVDVVKVPALIIAQ from the exons atGTCACTCGTTATCCGGTTGAGTTTGGTGTTGGCGCTATggttggtgacgtcatcaaatgtGGAATCTAGAAGTTTCTACCCCAGTTACGT TGTACCCATACCACGTAGATTCCACCGCGGTGCACCGTATCGCATGCAAAATGCTATTTACAGCCGCCCTATCTACATAAACCCCGCTGCTTTAGGAAGGTTTCAGGGAATGCGACGTGGAAGTGAAGCGTTGAGAAACCGATACCCAAG CCAGCGATACTATACTGGATGTAACTGGTTCGGAATTACGTCACGGGAGTTTAACCTTATGTTGGATAAGATTGTGGGGAATTACCAGCAGGGAAGTCCCCATACATTGAAGAGCATAACGAAATCATcg AAGAGGTATTGCAGAAGATGTGGGCCACGTGGTTGCGTTCCTCTACGTCACGAATTTAACATAACCGTATCTCTAGCGCCCACTGACGGATGTAATTGGAGGGATAAATGCGCGTGCAGACCAGTGGTGAAT GGTCCTACAGTTTTATGCAATACAAGTGGAACCATTCAATACGGGAGTGGAGTTGTTAGCAATTTTACCATGGATTGTAGAAGCCCTGAA CCCGCTGGTGGAGTTACTGCTTCTGAGGAAGAGAAtaaagaagaagaggaagagattgaagaagaagaggaagaggagattgaagaagaagaaaaagaggAAGAAGAGATCGAAGTAGAGAATGAAGTAGAAGAAGAAGGAGAAGAAGAGattgaagaagaagaagaaaatgaaacagaaGAAGAACAGATTGAAGAAGAAGGAAATGAAGAGATTGAAAAAGAGGTGGGAAATGAAGAAGCAGAAGAGCAACCAGCTCCAATTGTTGCAACTGCTGGGATGAAAATTGAAGAGAGCCTAGATGTTGGTGATAAAGAAGAGGAAGGAAGTGGAGTGAATGATGTTGATGTTGTAAAAGTTCCAGCGCTTATTATAGCACAATAA
- the LOC494354 gene encoding uncharacterized protein LOC494354 precursor (The RefSeq protein has 3 substitutions compared to this genomic sequence), protein MSIVIRSSLVLALWLMTSSNVESRSFYPSYVVPIPRRFHRGAPYRMQNAIYSRPIYINPAALGRFQGMRRGSEALRNRYPSQRYYTGCNWFGITSREFNLMLDKIVGNYQQGSPHTLKSITKSSKRYCRRCGPRGCVPLRHEFNITVSLAPTDGCNWRDKCACRPVVNGPTVLCNTSGTIQYGSGVVSNFTMDCRSPEPAGGVTASEEENKEEEEEIEEEEEEEIEEEEKEEEEIEVENEVEEEGEEEIEEEEENETEEEQIEEEGNEEIEKEVGNEEAEEQPAPIVATAGMKIEESLDVGDKEEEGSGVNDVDVVKVPALIIAQ, encoded by the exons atGTCACTCGTTATCCGGTTGAGTTTGGTGTTGGCGCTATggttggtgacgtcatcaaatgtGGAATCTAGAAGTTTCTACCCCAGTTACGT TGTACCCATACCACGTAGATTCCACCGCGGTGCACCGTATCGCATGCAAAATGCTATTTACAGCCGCCCTATCTACATAAACCCCGCTGCTTTAGGAAGGTTTCAGGGAATGCGACGTGGAAGTGAAGCGTTGAGAAACCGATACCCAAG CCAGCGATACTATACTGGATGTAACTGGTTCGGAATTACGTCACGGGAGTTTAACCTTATGTTGGATAAGATTGTGGGGAATTACCAGCAGGGAAGTCCCCATACATTGAAGAGCATAACGAAATCATcg AAGAGGTATTGCAGAAGATGTGGGCCACGTGGTTGCGTTCCTCTACGTCACGAATTTAACATAACCGTATCTCTAGCGCCCACTGACGGATGTAATTGGAGGGATAAATGCGCGTGCAGACCAGTGGTGAAT GGTCCTACAGTTTTATGCAATACAAGTGGAACCATTCAATACGGGAGTGGAGTTGTTAGCAATTTTACCATGGATTGTAGAAGCCCTGAA CCCGCTGGTGGAGTTACTGCTTCTGAGGAAGAGAAtaaagaagaagaggaagagattgaagaagaagaggaagaggagattgaagaagaagaaaaagaggAAGAAGAGATCGAAGTAGAGAATGAAGTAGAAGAAGAAGGAGAAGAAGAGattgaagaagaagaagaaaatgaaacagaaGAAGAACAGATTGAAGAAGAAGGAAATGAAGAGATTGAAAAAGAGGTGGGAAATGAAGAAGCAGAAGAGCAACCAGCTCCAATTGTTGCAACTGCTGGGATGAAAATTGAAGAGAGCCTAGATGTTGGTGATAAAGAAGAGGAAGGAAGTGGAGTGAATGATGTTGATGTTGTAAAAGTTCCAGCGCTTATTATAGCACAATAA